In Haloterrigena alkaliphila, a single genomic region encodes these proteins:
- a CDS encoding sulfurtransferase TusA family protein: MTDARNPDVTIDSRDASCPGPLMDLIGKVKGLDAGTVVELQTTERNSTTDVPEWLEEAGHDLVDIEERDEYWSIYLEVN; this comes from the coding sequence ATGACTGACGCACGCAATCCGGACGTGACGATCGACTCGCGAGACGCATCGTGTCCAGGCCCGCTGATGGACCTGATCGGGAAAGTAAAAGGCCTCGACGCCGGCACCGTGGTCGAGCTTCAGACCACCGAACGGAACTCGACGACCGACGTTCCGGAGTGGCTCGAGGAAGCCGGCCACGACCTGGTCGACATCGAGGAGCGCGACGAGTACTGGAGCATCTACCTGGAGGTCAACTGA
- a CDS encoding SHOCT domain-containing protein — MTDPHETIGRYASRATAFAAVLLVAATATASAQPHGGGAGGGMGGWGAFGGWMFLWPIVLLGLLALLIVWAGSRRRGDRIDRTDRADRPDRALEELRERYARGEISEDEFERRRRNLQPYTND; from the coding sequence ATGACAGACCCACACGAAACGATCGGACGGTATGCGAGCCGAGCGACGGCCTTCGCCGCCGTCCTCCTCGTCGCCGCGACCGCGACGGCGTCCGCGCAGCCCCACGGCGGCGGTGCCGGCGGAGGGATGGGCGGCTGGGGAGCGTTCGGCGGCTGGATGTTCCTCTGGCCGATCGTCCTGCTCGGCCTGCTGGCCCTACTGATCGTCTGGGCCGGTAGTCGGCGCCGGGGTGACCGAATCGATCGTACCGACCGCGCTGACCGACCCGACCGCGCGCTCGAGGAACTCCGCGAGCGCTACGCACGCGGTGAGATCTCGGAAGACGAGTTCGAACGACGACGACGCAATCTGCAACCCTATACCAATGACTGA